A region of Flavobacterium album DNA encodes the following proteins:
- a CDS encoding TolC family protein has product MTLKKIMSCMAIVLCWANMAAQNPQTLDLTIKEAEELFFKNNFLLLVGQYGIDKADAAIIQSKVYPNPEVSADMIAYQGQDNLYFPTGNRGNFAAGIEQLILLGGKRKAGIELAKKDKEMAQADLADLTRNLQYQIWQSFYTLHNQEKIIKKYDLLLQKLQELISSYEVQVSKNNVALKDLVRLKSVYVKINNDKSEESQVLIEEQQKLNVLLGTSATIKTRYGTDDANSFAAKNFVYDEILNQSLKNRADLNQARIATESAALNLKLQRSLAIPDVTLRGGYNQAGDAFRNQYNMGLAISLPFFDRNQGNIQKAKTGQLEAGKNVSYKELEVTNEVLAAYQNFTRSVEEYKRINSLINQDFDAVFNGINSNFQKGNVSMIEFADFFEAYNEAQTEVERVKKQLAIAAAGINFVTGTNNF; this is encoded by the coding sequence ATGACATTAAAAAAAATAATGTCCTGCATGGCAATAGTGCTATGCTGGGCCAATATGGCTGCACAAAACCCTCAAACGCTCGACCTTACCATAAAAGAGGCAGAAGAGCTTTTTTTCAAGAACAATTTCTTGCTGCTTGTCGGCCAGTATGGTATTGACAAAGCCGATGCGGCCATAATACAAAGTAAAGTATACCCAAACCCTGAGGTAAGCGCCGATATGATTGCCTACCAGGGGCAGGACAACCTTTATTTTCCTACCGGTAACAGAGGCAATTTTGCCGCGGGGATAGAACAACTTATCCTGCTTGGAGGCAAGCGTAAAGCCGGAATAGAATTGGCAAAAAAAGACAAGGAAATGGCTCAGGCCGACCTTGCCGACCTGACCCGCAACCTGCAATACCAGATATGGCAGTCGTTCTACACCCTGCACAACCAGGAAAAGATCATTAAAAAATATGACCTGCTCCTGCAAAAGCTACAGGAACTCATCAGCAGTTATGAAGTGCAGGTAAGCAAGAACAATGTGGCCCTTAAAGACCTGGTGCGCTTAAAATCGGTTTATGTAAAGATCAACAACGACAAATCGGAAGAAAGCCAGGTGCTTATTGAGGAGCAGCAAAAACTGAATGTGCTTCTCGGCACCTCAGCAACAATTAAAACAAGATACGGCACCGATGATGCGAACAGCTTTGCTGCCAAAAATTTTGTTTATGATGAAATCCTGAACCAGTCGCTGAAAAACAGGGCCGACCTTAACCAGGCAAGGATCGCGACAGAATCGGCAGCGCTTAACCTTAAGCTGCAGCGCAGCCTCGCTATTCCGGATGTAACGCTTCGCGGGGGCTACAACCAGGCGGGCGATGCTTTCAGGAACCAGTACAATATGGGGCTTGCTATATCACTGCCGTTCTTCGACCGTAACCAGGGCAATATCCAGAAAGCGAAGACAGGACAGCTGGAAGCGGGGAAAAATGTGAGCTATAAAGAACTTGAAGTTACCAACGAGGTTCTTGCCGCTTACCAGAACTTTACCCGCAGCGTTGAGGAATACAAACGCATTAACTCGCTTATCAACCAGGATTTTGATGCAGTATTCAACGGCATCAACTCCAATTTCCAGAAAGGCAACGTATCCATGATAGAGTTTGCCGACTTCTTTGAAGCATATAACGAAGCGCAGACCGAAGTGGAAAGGGTTAAAAAACAACTTGCAATCGCCGCTGCAGGGATAAACTTTGTAACAGGCACTAACAACTTTTAA
- a CDS encoding efflux RND transporter periplasmic adaptor subunit, producing the protein MKTPGYIVLMGAAMMAMTTGCSKNEQKHEEAPQKFVMTETMYKGSTFATADEEYAQNEIRLFGKVSAENNNVSQVFPAVGGNVIEIKAELGDYVQQGQLLASVRSTEIAGFQSQASDADANVSIAERNLQSAKDMYEGKLASEKELVMAQKELDKAKAEQRRMKEVNQIYRLKSGSVYNMYAPISGYIVAKDISPNEMLSSNRESAVFTIAKLDRVWVLANVNESDLDKIKTDQQVDIHTIAYPDKDIKGKIDKIFNVIDPDTRAAKALISVPNTGVALKPEMNATVTVHFPDDKKFVAIPSEAVVFDKSKNFVMVFNGKDNIDTREVTVYRALDDKTYISSGLKAGEKVIVKNNLLIYDAIND; encoded by the coding sequence ATGAAAACACCGGGCTATATAGTATTAATGGGCGCAGCCATGATGGCAATGACGACTGGCTGCTCTAAAAATGAACAGAAACACGAAGAGGCACCACAAAAATTTGTGATGACCGAAACGATGTATAAGGGGAGCACTTTTGCTACCGCTGATGAAGAATATGCGCAAAACGAAATACGCCTTTTTGGCAAAGTAAGCGCAGAGAATAACAACGTGAGCCAGGTTTTCCCGGCCGTAGGGGGGAATGTGATCGAAATAAAGGCCGAGCTGGGCGACTATGTACAGCAGGGTCAGCTGCTTGCAAGTGTGCGCAGTACCGAGATTGCGGGTTTCCAAAGCCAGGCCAGCGATGCCGACGCGAATGTGAGCATAGCCGAGCGCAACCTGCAAAGCGCGAAAGACATGTATGAGGGAAAGCTTGCCAGCGAAAAAGAGCTGGTAATGGCCCAGAAAGAGCTTGACAAAGCAAAGGCCGAGCAACGAAGGATGAAAGAAGTAAACCAGATATACAGGCTGAAAAGCGGGTCGGTTTATAACATGTACGCGCCTATAAGCGGGTACATTGTAGCCAAGGACATCAGCCCGAACGAGATGCTGAGCAGCAACCGTGAGAGCGCGGTATTTACCATTGCGAAACTTGACCGCGTATGGGTGTTGGCGAATGTGAACGAGAGCGACCTGGACAAGATAAAAACAGACCAGCAGGTAGACATACATACCATAGCATATCCTGATAAAGACATTAAGGGTAAAATTGACAAGATATTCAATGTAATCGATCCCGATACAAGGGCGGCAAAAGCCCTGATAAGCGTACCGAATACCGGAGTGGCGCTTAAGCCCGAAATGAACGCTACCGTTACCGTGCATTTTCCGGACGATAAAAAATTTGTAGCCATACCAAGCGAGGCCGTAGTGTTTGACAAAAGCAAAAACTTCGTGATGGTGTTCAACGGGAAGGACAATATTGACACCAGGGAGGTTACGGTATACCGTGCGCTTGATGACAAAACCTACATATCATCGGGCCTGAAGGCGGGTGAAAAGGTTATCGTGAAGAACAACCTGCTCATCTATGATGCCATTAACGACTAA